A window of the Chlamydiales bacterium genome harbors these coding sequences:
- the coaD gene encoding pantetheine-phosphate adenylyltransferase — translation MKTAVFPGSFDPPSLGHLDIIKRASVLCDKLYVAVAINVSRTTEIFTGEERVHLLKQITEDIPNVEVISFSGLIVEFAKNTKIDFIIRGLRAFSDFEYEFRMALANRKIGEIETLFLMANAELAYISSTLIRELSFFDKRLHDFIPEKIEPLVSMRLCSNARKHLGHKP, via the coding sequence ATGAAAACCGCTGTCTTTCCAGGATCTTTTGATCCGCCTTCTCTTGGTCATCTAGATATCATCAAAAGAGCATCTGTACTCTGTGATAAACTCTACGTTGCAGTTGCCATCAACGTTTCAAGAACTACAGAGATCTTTACTGGTGAAGAGCGCGTACATCTTCTTAAACAAATTACCGAAGATATCCCTAATGTTGAAGTCATCTCATTTTCTGGTCTAATCGTGGAGTTTGCAAAAAATACAAAAATAGACTTCATCATCAGAGGCCTTCGCGCTTTTTCAGATTTTGAATATGAATTTCGTATGGCTCTTGCCAATCGAAAAATAGGGGAAATAGAAACGCTCTTTCTCATGGCCAATGCAGAACTTGCTTATATCAGCTCTACACTAATTCGTGAGCTCTCTTTTTTTGACAAACGCCTTCATGATTTTATCCCAGAAAAAATCGAACCGCTTGTATCGATGCGTCTGTGCTCGAATGCGCGTAAACATCTCGGCCATAAACCATAA
- the rsmD gene encoding 16S rRNA (guanine(966)-N(2))-methyltransferase RsmD, with protein sequence MRIISGKFRGMTLVSPKKDHVRPTLEQLRASVFNICGNAIDNANFLDLFAGSGAMGLEALSRGASFTTFVEQDRHALDAIKKNIAKLNVEDVVQVMTTDAFIALKRFSSQKQQFSIIYIDPPYSKDPSSSLASKALAFIDQHSLLKDSGILFLEDRVLKGQEEPKLLHMQLKSARRFGSTLLKEYEAIL encoded by the coding sequence ATGCGCATCATTAGCGGCAAATTTCGTGGAATGACTCTTGTATCTCCTAAAAAAGATCATGTAAGGCCTACTCTAGAACAACTGCGCGCTTCTGTCTTTAACATCTGTGGCAACGCCATTGATAATGCCAATTTCCTTGACCTTTTTGCAGGCTCTGGAGCTATGGGCTTAGAAGCCCTTAGTAGAGGTGCTTCCTTTACAACATTTGTTGAACAGGATCGACATGCCCTTGACGCCATTAAAAAAAATATCGCAAAGCTTAATGTTGAAGACGTAGTTCAAGTCATGACAACAGATGCATTCATTGCTCTTAAACGCTTTTCTTCTCAAAAACAACAATTCTCTATTATTTATATAGACCCTCCCTACAGCAAAGACCCTTCCTCCTCTCTTGCTAGCAAAGCCCTCGCTTTCATCGATCAACACTCTCTTTTAAAAGATTCTGGCATACTTTTTCTAGAAGATCGCGTTTTAAAGGGACAAGAAGAACCTAAGCTGCTACACATGCAATTAAAAAGCGCAAGGCGCTTTGGAAGCACTCTCTTAAAAGAATACGAGGCTATATTATGA